The genomic window CAATCTCCCAAGACCTCGCACAAGTGTGTTCCATCGTCTCTAGCGCACGTTTTCCCGATACGAGATACGATGCGGCGCCGGGGCCACACCAAATCCCGGCGTGGCTGTGTGCAATGGTAAGGACAACGCCACTTGTCGATTTTTGACAATGGACAATTACCTAACTGACGGCTGGGACTAGTAAATTGCGGCATGTGAAGGTGAGTGTCTGGTAACTTCTCAGCAATTTTCGTTGATGAGAATGATGAACTAACCTCGATCGGTCTTCGAAGTGTGACGAAGGCCGTCCAGCATGCTCACTTTGTACCGTTTCGGCAAGGCAATGCAGCTTCATGTCCGAAGCCCCGGCAGATAGCCCATCTTCAAGTTCGTTATCTCGACGTCGCAGTCTCGCCGGGATTTTAACGTCCAGTGTCACCCCCCGGGAGACCTCCACACTTCTGTCTGATACAAGCCGGGCCTTATACAGCCCAACCCCCGAGGGGTTGCTCAATCTCCGTCATATTCACCTCCTGGTTCACCTGACATCCTCAAAGGACATCTTCGACTTCGGGGCCACCCCTCATCGGGCGTCCGAGAATTCAGCAGCTCTCGCTCTGGCCTTGCAAAAAGGTCTTCAGGACACCTATCTCCTCTACCAACTCCTTGCCTTTTCAGCTCGCCACCTTGCCTGCCTACATTCTTCTCAATCAGAAACCTATCTCGAGCAAGCCATAGCTCTGCAGACGCATGGCGTCTCTCTGTTCAACGTTGCCCAGCTATCCCAAGTCGACCGGTCCAACTGCGTGAGCTTTCTCATCTACTCTGGCATCCTCGGACATCACCTATTGGCTGATGCTCTCTCTTTCCGAGATCAACCGATCGATGAATTCCTCGCCGAGTACGCCTGGTGTGCGCGTCTTCATCGTGGAGTGAGGACGATAGCTGCATCATCCTGGCCTCTGCTGATGGAGTCGGAGCTCACTGGGATGCTGTCTTGGAGTCAGGAGTATTTGCTTCGAAAACCGACTGGGCAGGAGTGCTCTCGAATCAGAGTGATGGTTGCCGCATCAGCATCGTTGACCGGGGGCGAAAGACAGGCGTGCATGGAGGCGATCAATTTCCTTCAGGTTGGGTTCGATTCAGTACTGTCTGCCGACTGGGAGGAGCTTGGGAAAGAGGCCGGAAGCAAGGGGAACAAGCACCAGATGACTTATTCGTggtctgtggtggtggcccccGAGTTCATGGCTTTGTTGGTGGACAAACGACCCGAgtcgctggtggtgttgggttaTTTTTGTGTGCTGCTGCATTATGCGAGGGAGACTTGGCAGATAAGAGACGCGGGGAGGTATGTTTTCAAGATGGTCGAGCAGTGTCTtggtgaggcttggaggtgttggcttGACTGGCCTCGAAGGATGATTGCAAGCGATTAGCCGCCACCGTGATTGACAGAATGCGGAAGGGCAGATTGTGTCAGCATCTTTTGGGTTCTAGGTAGCTGCATGGTTCGACTGCTGCAGTTTTTGTGGTAATTGTTGTCTGCCGAGCAAGACTGGATGTAACTGTTGTTAACTCCGAAGATGCCATCCAAAGATCGCCGCATCCTGCACGACAGGTGGTAGCCGCCATGACCCCGCTGTCAGCAACTCATTGGTAATGAAAGCAAGCAACTACCAACGAGCCGATTTGTCATTTTGGAAGAGaataacaaaaaaaaagtaccATGCAGTGTCGCCTCTGGTGCGTGATCACAAGTTGTCGATAGATGGGAATAGCCACCTTGGACACTCGCAGACTTGGCCTCATTGATATAAAGAGGACATATATCGACAGTTAAGTCGAACtgatctcatcatcatacgCTATCAACAtcagctttttttttcttgccgATATAATCATTCACTCGAAGCTTCATTCGCACCATTTCCCCAAGTCACCATGGCACCTCAATACAACGCCGAAACGACCGGCTCCGAATTGGTCACCGAATTTGCCGCCCAGATCAAAGGCAAGGTTATTCTCACTACTGGCGTCTCGCCCAAATCTTTGGGGGCACAATTCGTTCAGCTTATCGCGGAAGCTGAACCCGCTCTTCTCATCTTGACCGGCCGCAATACGACCAAGTCGCAACAGACTGCCGAGGTCGTTGCCAAGGCTCACCCCAATGTCAAGACACGGGTTTTGAAGCTGGACCTGGGCTCCCTGGCCTCAGTCCGGGAGGGTGCTGCCGAGGTCAATTCCTGGGACGACGTGCCGCACATCGATGTCCTTGTCAACAATGCCGGAATCATGGCTGTTCCATTCGCACTGACTGCAGATGGTCATGAAAGTCAATACGCTACCAATCATCTGGGCCACTTTTTGTTTACCAACCTGATCATTGATAAGCTCCTCAAGAGCAGCGAACCCAGACTTGTCAGCGTGAGCAGTGATGCCCATCGTTTCAGTCCTGTCAGGTTTGACGACAATGACTTCCATGTGAGTGCTTCCCACCAGAAGTCGAAAAACGGATCGGCATGCTGAAGTATCTATGCTCGACAGCGTGGCGAGAACTACAACAAGTGGATTGCATACGGCCAAGCCAAAACAGCCAACATGCTCATGGCTTTATCGTTTGCCGAGAAGTTGGGAAAGAAGGGGCTGGTAGCTGTGAGCTTGCACCCCGGCGTCATTGGTACCAACCTGGGAGATGCTGTCGATTGGACGGGCGGTGATGTTGCCTTGTTGAGTATGTCTTCTCGGTTGTCTCTGAGCGGTGTATTGAGCCAAAATCAAAATCAAAGCTAACCATGGTAAAACCAGATTCTGTTGATAAGACCTTGGGAAACAGGGAAGCATGGGAGGACGGTCTGAAGTGGAAGACACATGATCAGGGCGTGGCCACCCATGTCTTTGCTGCCTTCCACCCCAGCTTGAAAGAGCACAACGGTGCTTATCTTCAGGACGCGCATGTTGCCGATCCCTGGACCGAGACCGTGAAGCCCTGGGGCACAAGCCCGGTGGATGCTGAGAGGCTTTGGAAGCTGAGCGAGAAGCAAGTCGGACAGGAGTTCACATACAACTGAAGTTGGTATGGGGCCTCCACGGCCTTCAACAGTAGGCAGTCAAATAGAAGCGGTTGGAACGTGATGCCGGAGATAATTTAGGTTGAATGTAACCTCGGTGACAGGGTTGGCAACAGAAGGAGCTGAATACAAGCCCGTAGTAGGATAATGATCAGCTTCTGTGGCGACGTCAGACTATATGGTATCCTATAGAGTTGGTGAGTTCGGCTTGTTTCCTTCCTAGAATCAAGAAGTTCTGCTATGGAAAGCTAGAATCCTCCCCTGGATGCATCCTTTCTTGCGCGCCAAACGGGCGTCGACTTCCTCTTCAGGAGGTGATTGAGTGTGCCGAGCAGTACCTGGACAGGTTTTGTTCCTGCCACAAGGTAGCAGAGCGACGTCAACTCTTTCCTATCCATCAATGCAGGCTGCAGGGTTGGCCACAGGTTTGATCGTGCCTTACATTTTTAAATGAAGTGTTCCAGATGTAACCTCTGTTGAGATTTTTGCCTTGGGCGCCCCATTTCgcccccctcatccacccctGCCTGACACGTCCCAGCCTGTACTATGTTTACATCCAGGAGAATCACCGTTACTGCCTACCGGATAAAGTGTGGACCACTCATCATCGACGTGTACATTTCCCTTTCAGTTGATATTCCTTTGGCTACCAACACTCTCAGAGATAACCGATCAATGTCCTGGCGTGCCAGGATTTTTTATTGATCGGTATATAGTGAGCAGCCAGTAGAGTATCGGAGGTTAATTacttctgttgttgtggcgAGCTTGTAACCTGATCCAGGCACAAGTGACGTCGATCGCCAAGACCCTATATTCTGGAACCGAACTTTCTCAGTGATACCCCGGGGCTTATGCTGTGCGTCATGACTGCCATCTGCACCACCGTTGTGTTTCGGGGATTGGGTTCCTATACCCGGACCTGACATCAATGCAGGCGAGCTTACAGCCGGACGATTTAGTTGGATACTGGTGGGTACCATCCCTCCTTCTATCCTTTCCACCATGTGCTTGCGGACGGCACATCCAGATTCCCGGATGATGTCGTGATTCTATTGCAGAAAAGGGGTTCTTTTGTGGCACGGGCTGCCTCTTGATTATCTCGGCCTTTGTAAACATCACTTATCGAGCATTTTTGCAAGCTTCTCTCGCCACTCCAAGCCACTTGAATGAGTTTCAGTGGCTTGAGAACCACACAGCCAGTGAGGTGTTTACCCAAGCTATAAGATGCCATTTATAACACCCTTGTAATCAAGATCATCGGTCATAGCAACTGAGATCCCTTGCATGTCCCGTGGCTTGTTTCCACCCCTTGTCCCTAGGCTCGTGTTGCATTGTCCTTTCTTGTGACGCCATAACATGTCTTGGATGTTTACAACTGGCCCAGGGCGGGTTTCGGCACCAAGCAGGTATAGGATGGAGATGACGGTGATTCTACCACCACAGCATGGGCTTGGAAAAAGTCAGCGATGACCAGCTATTGATGCGGGAGTGCAAAGGGGAACGGGAATGCGACACTGCCATCTATATAAAGATGCtacttctccctccctctaGATCAaacttcttctctcctccacaCACTCAAGCAAACAAGCAAACAAGCTCTACTACAAACTTCCTGcacttcaacaacacatcTCAACTCAAATcaaaccgccaaaatgaagTTCACTTTCGCCATCGCCGCTGCCATCTTCACTGGCCTCGTCTCTGCCCTCCCTGCCAAGGAGGTCGAGTCTCGCCAAGTACCCTACATCCCCTGCAGCGGAATCTACGGCTCGGCCCAGTGCTGTGCTACCGACGTTCTCGGTCTTGTGAACCTCGACTGCGGCCAGCGTACGTTCCCCATATTTGTCCCAACTCTCCCGACCTTGAGCTAACATTTTCTGAACTTGGCAGCCCCCGAGACTCCCACCGACGCTGATACCTTCAGCGCTATTTGCTCGGCCATCGGCCAGCGTGCCCGCTGCTGCGCTCTCCCTGTCGTAAGTCACCATTGCCTCGGGATCTTACAAAAGACATCATGCCAACTGACACTTCCACTAGCTCGACCAGGGTGTCCTCTGCAACACCCCTGCTGGCGTCCAGCCTTAAGCACCTTTTTGTTGTATAAGGCGGGGGCTGTCGGTCTTGACTGAATTGTCGTTTGCGCAGCGATTTGTTTAGGTTATCTTTGGACTTTCCTTTTCGGCTTTTTTTGACTCTGTTAGGTGTGAAGAGGTAATATTGCTGTATATATAGCTGTATACTATTAACGCTCCTTTGACCTACGTTGTACAGTTCAGACGTGATTACATGCTTTGTAAACTGTACAAATGGTTGTATAAATGTGATCTTGCTGTATAAGCCCAAGCCAGACTGTGATAGGTTGACTGGCTTGGGAAAGCCTTTTGGTGTGCCAGTGAGGCTGTGTAGACCAGAACGGCATGGTTTCACTTAGCTTCAGCATCAGCCTCCCCAAACTATTCAACCTCATTTAGTCGGACTGCGCCCTATCACGAAGGGCAGCATTTAAAAACTGAAGGGAATTTGTTGCACCATAAGGTTTTTACCACCACACCTTTCACGATCAAGCCATCACCATGCTTTTGAGACCACACAGAATTATCACCCAAACCAATGCTACCCCAACCTTTCCTTTCGAAAAACTACCCAGGGAACTGCAGGATGAAGTGTGGAAGAACTCGGATGAAGTAGATACTTTATGGAGACCCACGGTTCAGGCCCAGAACTCGTTGGAGTTAGCACGGGACATGATCCGCCCAAAAGACGCAAACGGGAAGTGGCTTGCAAGGTTTCGCTTTGAGCACTTCGTTTCCCGTCGTATCCCAACACTGGCTCACGTCTGCCGCAATTCACGACAAATCATCCAGGCACATGCTCCAGCACCTGAACAGACACGCAAAGATCGGAACCGCCTCTGGTATAAAAACACCTGGAACGACTTTTACGGCTCAGTCGTCGTCCTCGAGGAGATTTACGTCGAGAACAAACAGTCGCTGCTACCCATCCTGCCAAAAGGCAGTTATCTGGTTTTGGAGCTCCCATATGGTCACCGCCACGGACCCATCCACAACCTCACACAGGGGAGGAGACTGCTCGAGGTGATTCTGGCAGCAAAGCACGATCAAATCAAGGTTCTTTTACcaagccaaaaacaccacaaGCTTTCCAAAACACCGATAAACGAAAAGCTGGCTGCGCAGGCGAGGTTTTGGTACGACGATCCTCTGCTGGTGAGCATTCATGATCTTCGGTGCTGGAACGAACTGCGCGACTATTGCCGCAGTGCTGGTGAAACTTGGCCGTTTATTGACTCTGTTTTGGAGGGACGGAAAACCAGGGACGccatggtggaggagacTCTTAGGCCACTCGTGGGTCTGTGGAACAGAGAGAACAAGCATCGAGAAGATCGAGGGTTCGACAAACTGAAGCCTTTGCCGAGCATCGACGTGGTGGCAGAGGTCCGGTTCACGCATTCTAGTGCTGGGTATGGTAGGATGGCTCTCAGtcgtggtgggtgggattAAAAAGGAGAGCCCTTAGTAGATAGCCTAGTTGGATGACAACAGGTTGTTTACTTTTCCCTTTTTAACCACCGTTCAGCATACCTAGCCACGCACCGCCAGTCTACGTGCAGACTTCGATAGACGATGGTCAAATTTTCGTTTTCGACTTGCTGAATCTCTGGGCTCACTCTGAAATTTTGAGGCTTGGCCCCCAAGAACTTGGCGACTTGATTATGCGTACTACCTGTGAGCCTGGATTTCTATGATCGATCTCGTTACTCACCGGCGGTCAAAGATAACGATAACAGGCTCGAACCATGAGTAATGGGTATTACACGTGTTGACGAGTGTCGCgtgctcttcttccccacGGATGAGTTGAGGGGAAAAAGGAATTGATGTTCCTGTTCCTGAGCGCCGAGAGCACGTGGAAGGCGGCCAGAACGAACCTGCGTTCTTCTGTGGCCTTTCCAAACAGGAAGTTCCCTTACAAATACCCCACTCTTTTGAGCTTCCAAGGCGCTGCCAAGGCCTTCTCTCCGGCTTAATGTTGGAGTGAGCGAAGGGGGGCCCCACGGCGCGGCGTCTTGACATAAAAGAATGAGTCGGCACCTGTAGACATGTCAGAGCATGGTCAATATCGAAGGCGCGAGAAAGGGCGATTAAGTGAAGAGGCGGTCGAGCATGGCAGCCAGCCCTACGAGATGGCCGTGTCAGAAGAACTGCCCAAAGCGGCAGTAAAAACACACGTCCTGCGTTTCCAGTTCCTTAAAACCGACTCCACCGGCTCCAACCGGCCCCCGCAAAAGCCCAGCACAAACCCACAATTCTCTCAACTGGTACGTAATGTCTGTGGCCATTTGCGCCTTGGCTGCCAGGTTcgggttggagaagagctGCGAATCCCTTCCTGCCCAGACATTCTGTGattctccttctcttgcTCGCGATGCGCCGAGCTAGGCGATGGGCAACTTTCGCAGGCGGCCCGGGATGACTCCTCTACATCTCCAGTGGCGGACCAACGGGGGAAGAGAAAACAGCCAGAGGGTCCAGAGTGTTAATAAGACGGGACATGTTGCTGTTATATAATGGCGTCCTCGGCTCCCCTTTCTGTCATCCCAAGAGTCTTGCcaacttccaccccttcGAATCTTTCGATGTAGCACCTCAGCCAAGTTTCGGATCACACATTTTCGCTCCCCGCCGTTCATCTGCCATCTTGGCTCTGCCGCCCACCATGGCGAACCCTCAGCAGCAAATCGAGGGGCATGTCTCGGGCCAAGCCAATGAgcccctttctctccctgCCCACTGCCTTTCTGCCTCCCAGGTTGCTCAGGAACTCCAGACAGACACGATAACGGGTTTGACCTCCCAGAAAGCAACTGAGCGCCTGGCCAGATATGGCGCCAACGACCTCGGCAAGGAAAAGGGTGTTAAGCCCCTCGAGATTCTCTTTGCCCAGGTCTTCAACGCCATGACCTTGGTACGTACGGTATCTTGCCAAAAGAGTCTAGCAGCAGAACGCTAATCATCTCCCTCTAGATCCTCCTGCTAGCCCTTGCTGCCAGTTTTGGTATCCAGGCCTGGATCGAAGGGGGTGTGTTGGCTGGTCTGATCGCCATCAACGTTGTTATTGGCTTCTTCCAAGATCTTCAAGCTGCCAGAACCATTGCTTCTCTCAAGTCTCTCAACTCTGCCACCGCCCGCGTGGTCAGAGATGgcgccacaaccaccattgAAGCCAGCAAGCTGGTTCCTGGCGATATCATCGAGCTCAAGGTTGGCGACAGTGTCCCCGCCGATGCCCGCATCATCGAAGCCGTCAACCTTGAGGCAGATGAGGCGCTCCTCACTGGCGAAAGTGTCCCTGCCCGAAAGTACCCCGACGAAGTCTACCAAGATGCCGATACCGGTCCTGGAGACCGTCTTAACATCGTTTTCTCGTCCAGCGTCTTGACCAAGGGTCGCGGAAAGGCCATTGTTTTCGCAACTGGCATGTTCACAGAGATCGGAGCCATCGCCGCCGCgctcgatgatgatggaacCAAGAAGCGGAAGCTGGAACGGGACGAAAACGGCAAGGCCTCGATCGGTGCCTACTTCTCTTTCGCTCTGGGAAAGACATGGGACTGGATCGGCGCATTCCTTGGAGTCACAGTCGGTACCCCGCTCCAGCGGAAGCTGTCGCAGCTGTTTCACTACATCTTCATGTTTGCCATCGTGTGCGCCATCATCATTCTCGCGGCCAACAAGTTCAAGGCAAGAAACGATGTCATCATCTATGCCGTGGCCACAGCCATCGGTACCCTTCCGGTGACCCTGATTCTTGTGCTCACGATCACCATGGCCGCTGGAACCAAGGTTATGGTGCAGCGCAACGTGGTTGTCCGCAACATGCGCTCTCTCGAAGCTCTCGGCGGCGTTACCAACATTTGCTCCGACAAGACTGGTACCCTCACCCAGGGCAAGATGGTAACCCGTATGGCCTGGATTCCCGGTTTCGGCACCTATTCGATTGACACCAACGACGCCTACAACCCTGAGGCTGGAgccatcaccttcaccgacGCGGAGCCCCGGAACATGAGACGCTCTGCCGACAATGGAAGAGCCGTCAGCCCCAAGGACGAGTCTCACCCTTCTCTCGCTCACTACCTCGACATTGCCTCCCTTGCCAACCTGGCCAAGGTCATCAGATCAGACAACGAAGATGGTTCCAACCAGTGGAAGGCCAATGGTGACCCAACCGAGATCGCCATGCAGGTCTTTGCGACTCGCTTTGGCCGCTCCGGCTTGGGCATCGAGGCCGGTTCGGGCTGGAAGCAGCTGGCTGAGTTCCCCTTTGACTCATCTATCAAGAAGATGTCTATCCTAGCCGAGAGTGAGTCCACTGGCTTGGTGCACATCTTCACCAAAGGTGCCGTCGAGCGCGTTTTGTCTAGCTGTGTCTCCGTGTCTGTTGGCAACGATGACAGTACTGTTGCTCCCATGACCGAGGAGTTCAAGACCACTACCCTGGCCAACATGGAAGCTCTTGCCCGTAGAGGTCTTCGCGTTCTCGCCCTTGCCAACAAGGGCGGTGTCAGACCTGtttcggaggaggagtccCGCCGTGGCCTGCTCAAGCGCGAGGAGTTTGAGCATGACTTGGTTTTCAGAGGCTTGGTTGGCATCTACGACCCGCCGAGACCAGAGTCACGGCCCAGTGTGTTCAAGTGCCACGAGGCCGGCATCGGAGTTCACATGTTGACGGGTGATCACCCCGAGACCGCACGGGCTATTGCGATTGAGGTTGGCATCTTGCCTGCTAGGATGGAGCTCGTCAGAGCTGATATCGCCCAGGGACTGGTTATGGCCGCGCATGATTTTGACAAGCTATCGGATGACGAGCTGGACAAGCTGCCAGAGCTGCCTCTCGTGGTGGCCAGATGTGCACCCTCTACCAAGGTCAGGATGATCGACGCTCTTCACAGGCGTGGCAAGTTCGTTGCCATGACTGGCGATGGTGTTAACGACAGCCCCAGTTTGAAGAGAGCCGACGTTGGCATTGCTATGGGATTGGGTGGCAGTGATGTTGCCAAGTCGGCTTCTGACATTGTGCTGAGCGATGACAATTTCGCCAGTATTCTCAAcgctgtggaggagggccgCCGTATCTTTGACAACGTCCAGAAGTTCATGCTTCACGTCTTGTCGGCCAACGTAGCTTTCGTCACCACATTAATGGTCGGTTTAGCTTACAAGGATTCCGCCggcatctccatcttccagATCACCCCAGTGGAGATCTTGTTcatgttgctggtggctggAGCCTTCACAGAGACTGGCCTCGGCTTCG from Podospora pseudoanserina strain CBS 124.78 chromosome 7 map unlocalized CBS124.78p_7.2, whole genome shotgun sequence includes these protein-coding regions:
- a CDS encoding uncharacterized protein (EggNog:ENOG503P23Y) produces the protein MRRRGHTKSRRGCVQCKLRHVKCDEGRPACSLCTVSARQCSFMSEAPADSPSSSSLSRRRSLAGILTSSVTPRETSTLLSDTSRALYSPTPEGLLNLRHIHLLVHLTSSKDIFDFGATPHRASENSAALALALQKGLQDTYLLYQLLAFSARHLACLHSSQSETYLEQAIALQTHGVSLFNVAQLSQVDRSNCVSFLIYSGILGHHLLADALSFRDQPIDEFLAEYAWCARLHRGVRTIAASSWPLLMESELTGMLSWSQEYLLRKPTGQECSRIRVMVAASASLTGGERQACMEAINFLQVGFDSVLSADWEELGKEAGSKGNKHQMTYSWSVVVAPEFMALLVDKRPESLVVLGYFCVLLHYARETWQIRDAGRYVFKMVEQCLGEAWRCWLDWPRRMIASD
- a CDS encoding uncharacterized protein (COG:P; EggNog:ENOG503PC88): MLLLYNGVLGSPFCHPKSLANFHPFESFDVAPQPSFGSHIFAPRRSSAILALPPTMANPQQQIEGHVSGQANEPLSLPAHCLSASQVAQELQTDTITGLTSQKATERLARYGANDLGKEKGVKPLEILFAQVFNAMTLILLLALAASFGIQAWIEGGVLAGLIAINVVIGFFQDLQAARTIASLKSLNSATARVVRDGATTTIEASKLVPGDIIELKVGDSVPADARIIEAVNLEADEALLTGESVPARKYPDEVYQDADTGPGDRLNIVFSSSVLTKGRGKAIVFATGMFTEIGAIAAALDDDGTKKRKLERDENGKASIGAYFSFALGKTWDWIGAFLGVTVGTPLQRKLSQLFHYIFMFAIVCAIIILAANKFKARNDVIIYAVATAIGTLPVTLILVLTITMAAGTKVMVQRNVVVRNMRSLEALGGVTNICSDKTGTLTQGKMVTRMAWIPGFGTYSIDTNDAYNPEAGAITFTDAEPRNMRRSADNGRAVSPKDESHPSLAHYLDIASLANLAKVIRSDNEDGSNQWKANGDPTEIAMQVFATRFGRSGLGIEAGSGWKQLAEFPFDSSIKKMSILAESESTGLVHIFTKGAVERVLSSCVSVSVGNDDSTVAPMTEEFKTTTLANMEALARRGLRVLALANKGGVRPVSEEESRRGLLKREEFEHDLVFRGLVGIYDPPRPESRPSVFKCHEAGIGVHMLTGDHPETARAIAIEVGILPARMELVRADIAQGLVMAAHDFDKLSDDELDKLPELPLVVARCAPSTKVRMIDALHRRGKFVAMTGDGVNDSPSLKRADVGIAMGLGGSDVAKSASDIVLSDDNFASILNAVEEGRRIFDNVQKFMLHVLSANVAFVTTLMVGLAYKDSAGISIFQITPVEILFMLLVAGAFTETGLGFESASKHILKRPPQSLKYGVFTPEFISDLFAYGLIMAICLLTAFIAVIFGMYDGNFGHDCNLRYSESCEGVFRARSTCYTAMMWIFVFFAWELVDSRLSFFHGAFNNTKKWADKLWRNPFLFWSVMAGFFCTFPTLYIPVLNDRVFLHKGIDKEWGVVFGVTIFFFLAAETYKWGKRRYLRKKGEMVKKGEGSSEEDLEKKTFERFYSSDSDYASAGTEKA
- a CDS encoding uncharacterized protein (EggNog:ENOG503P722; COG:S), with the protein product MKFTFAIAAAIFTGLVSALPAKEVESRQVPYIPCSGIYGSAQCCATDVLGLVNLDCGQPPETPTDADTFSAICSAIGQRARCCALPVLDQGVLCNTPAGVQP
- a CDS encoding uncharacterized protein (EggNog:ENOG503P2NY; COG:Q), whose amino-acid sequence is MAPQYNAETTGSELVTEFAAQIKGKVILTTGVSPKSLGAQFVQLIAEAEPALLILTGRNTTKSQQTAEVVAKAHPNVKTRVLKLDLGSLASVREGAAEVNSWDDVPHIDVLVNNAGIMAVPFALTADGHESQYATNHLGHFLFTNLIIDKLLKSSEPRLVSVSSDAHRFSPVRFDDNDFHRGENYNKWIAYGQAKTANMLMALSFAEKLGKKGLVAVSLHPGVIGTNLGDAVDWTGGDVALLNSVDKTLGNREAWEDGLKWKTHDQGVATHVFAAFHPSLKEHNGAYLQDAHVADPWTETVKPWGTSPVDAERLWKLSEKQVGQEFTYN